In a genomic window of Sporosarcina trichiuri:
- a CDS encoding CdaR family protein: protein MDKFMDSPWFLRLTALALALFLFFSVRAEMESSSLASTGDSVDMIRDVPVEVYYDNENYVVTGVPETVNMTIKGPASLVQSTKLMKDFALKVDLRSMTLGSHTVQIQHENLSDKLEVHLEPATINVNIEEKISKSFRVDPELNDKMLAEDYTLVNMEVEPSTIEVTGAKSAVEAISFVKVSVTGEEEISKSFEQVGRVRVLDRDLNKLNVTIEPEEVTVKVDVEAYHKEVPVVVKQTGEPKKGITVNSLTSDEKTVSVYGPRKAVDAVEQVTASVDLSKISGNGKQTVGLEKPKGISKLSKDKVDITIDVQVDGDAADTEDEPGQADEEAAAVSNQEENSSDLAAGEEPAGAGSAAEQEAASQKKTKKFTNIPIGIQGLDKQFSGTISKPADGAAAVTLTGEEQAIAALEETDISITADASSITTAGEHTAGITIQVPPGIQVEVGFKEVTIRIEQV, encoded by the coding sequence ATGGATAAATTCATGGACAGTCCCTGGTTTTTACGGCTTACGGCACTCGCCCTGGCGCTCTTCCTGTTTTTTTCCGTCCGTGCCGAGATGGAGAGCTCTTCGCTTGCGAGCACAGGGGATTCGGTGGACATGATCCGCGACGTCCCTGTGGAAGTCTATTACGATAACGAAAACTATGTCGTCACCGGTGTGCCTGAAACAGTCAACATGACCATCAAAGGGCCGGCGAGTCTCGTGCAGTCCACGAAACTGATGAAGGACTTCGCACTGAAAGTCGACTTGCGGAGCATGACGCTGGGCAGCCACACGGTCCAGATCCAGCACGAAAACCTGTCGGATAAGCTGGAAGTACACTTGGAGCCCGCCACCATCAACGTCAATATTGAAGAGAAGATATCGAAGTCCTTCCGGGTGGACCCCGAATTGAATGACAAAATGCTCGCGGAAGACTACACGCTGGTGAACATGGAAGTGGAACCGTCGACAATTGAAGTGACAGGTGCGAAAAGTGCGGTGGAAGCGATCAGCTTTGTCAAAGTATCCGTCACGGGGGAAGAGGAGATCAGCAAGTCGTTCGAGCAGGTCGGACGGGTCCGGGTCTTGGACAGGGATCTCAACAAACTGAATGTCACGATCGAACCGGAGGAAGTGACCGTGAAGGTCGACGTGGAAGCGTATCATAAGGAAGTTCCTGTTGTTGTAAAACAGACCGGGGAGCCTAAGAAGGGAATTACGGTCAACTCACTGACCTCCGACGAAAAGACGGTCAGCGTCTATGGACCCCGAAAAGCGGTTGATGCCGTCGAGCAGGTGACGGCGAGCGTGGACCTCAGCAAGATTTCAGGAAACGGCAAACAGACGGTCGGACTGGAAAAGCCGAAAGGGATCTCCAAGCTGTCGAAGGACAAAGTCGATATTACCATTGACGTCCAGGTGGATGGAGACGCCGCAGACACCGAGGACGAACCGGGGCAGGCCGATGAAGAGGCCGCTGCCGTTTCCAATCAGGAAGAAAACAGCTCGGATTTAGCTGCAGGCGAAGAACCTGCAGGAGCCGGTTCTGCTGCAGAGCAGGAAGCCGCCTCACAAAAAAAAACGAAAAAATTCACCAATATCCCTATTGGCATACAAGGATTGGATAAACAGTTCAGCGGTACCATCAGCAAGCCAGCAGACGGTGCAGCTGCCGTGACGCTGACAGGGGAAGAACAGGCAATCGCTGCCTTGGAGGAAACGGACATCAGCATCACAGCAGATGCCAGTTCCATAACAACAGCAGGTGAACACACTGCGGGGATTACGATACAGGTCCCTCCGGGTATACAGGTTGAGGTCGGTTTCAAAGAAGTCACCATACGGATTGAGCAAGTATAA
- the glmM gene encoding phosphoglucosamine mutase, with amino-acid sequence MTKYFGTDGVRGVANKELTPELAFRLGRFGGYVLTQHSSDGARVLVGKDTRISGQMLESALTAGLLSTGVEVMTLGVISTPGVAYLTRAMNAQAGVMISASHNPVEDNGIKFFGSDGFKLSDQLESEIEELLNAEEDTLPRPVGGEVGTITEYFEGCQKYIQYLKQTIDGDFEDMHIALDCAHGATSTIATHVFADLEADLTTMGTSPNGLNINDEVGSTHPEQLARLVVEKGAQIGLAFDGDGDRVIAIDETGEIVDGDQIMYVIGSYLRSKGALNSDTIVSTVMSNLGFYKALEDNGMHSAQTAVGDRYVVEEMRKNNYNFGGEQSGHIVLLDYNTTGDGLITGLQLVSIMKRTGKKLSELTKGMTIFPQKLVNVRVTDKHRVTDNAKVAAIITEVEREMSGEGRVLVRPSGTEPLVRVMVEAPTEDACESYSNRIVNVVKQEMGTE; translated from the coding sequence ATGACTAAGTATTTTGGTACGGACGGTGTACGAGGCGTCGCGAACAAGGAATTGACACCTGAACTTGCTTTCAGACTGGGGCGGTTCGGCGGATACGTCCTGACACAGCATTCTTCGGACGGAGCCCGTGTGCTCGTCGGAAAAGACACCCGTATTTCCGGACAGATGCTCGAAAGCGCGCTTACCGCAGGTCTGCTGTCAACAGGCGTCGAAGTGATGACCCTTGGCGTTATCAGCACACCGGGTGTCGCGTATCTGACAAGAGCCATGAATGCGCAGGCCGGCGTCATGATTTCCGCGTCCCACAACCCTGTTGAAGATAACGGCATCAAGTTCTTCGGTTCAGACGGCTTCAAACTGTCCGATCAGCTGGAATCTGAAATCGAAGAGCTGCTGAATGCCGAAGAGGATACACTGCCGCGTCCGGTTGGCGGAGAAGTCGGAACAATCACGGAATACTTTGAAGGCTGCCAGAAATACATCCAATACTTGAAGCAGACGATTGACGGTGATTTCGAAGATATGCATATCGCTCTTGACTGTGCACACGGTGCGACATCGACGATCGCCACGCATGTCTTTGCTGATCTGGAAGCAGATCTCACGACGATGGGGACTTCCCCGAATGGTCTCAACATTAATGATGAAGTCGGCTCAACACATCCTGAGCAGCTCGCCAGACTGGTCGTGGAAAAAGGGGCGCAGATCGGCCTTGCATTCGACGGTGACGGGGACCGGGTCATCGCAATCGATGAGACCGGGGAAATTGTCGACGGTGACCAGATCATGTATGTGATCGGCAGCTACCTCCGTTCGAAAGGTGCACTGAATTCAGACACGATCGTCTCGACCGTGATGAGCAACCTCGGCTTCTACAAAGCACTCGAAGACAACGGCATGCACAGCGCCCAGACGGCTGTCGGCGACCGTTATGTCGTGGAAGAGATGCGGAAGAACAACTACAATTTCGGCGGCGAACAGTCCGGCCATATTGTCCTGCTGGACTACAACACGACCGGAGACGGCCTGATCACAGGACTGCAGCTCGTCAGCATCATGAAACGGACCGGCAAGAAACTGTCCGAATTGACGAAAGGGATGACCATCTTCCCTCAGAAACTCGTCAACGTCCGTGTCACCGATAAACACCGCGTGACGGACAATGCAAAAGTCGCTGCGATCATCACGGAAGTTGAACGGGAAATGTCCGGCGAGGGACGCGTGCTCGTCCGTCCGTCCGGAACGGAGCCGCTCGTCCGGGTCATGGTGGAAGCGCCGACAGAAGATGCATGCGAGAGCTACAGCAACCGGATCGTCAATGTCGTGAAGCAGGAAATGGGTACGGAGTAA
- a CDS encoding diguanylate cyclase codes for MDYGKYQKLLTEKIETAFTKWSVQKTVSESELYAFLHTLKGTSGTIGLTDLAEFCSAHLEILSKDDDASIPVSSLKNFKKNIRLLAAGNEKKDRGSLIPAVYSERFDRNTFVLVIDDDLEFVSFVKDLLEQLGAQVLVAMNGMRGIQQFYDMKPNMLMIDMQLPDMTGTELFGKIRDTANDRHVISMLMSSEQTNKIMIEAYRSGMMDFIQKPLDLTLFLPYLFNRDMLRKKISQSITTDGLTGAGNRKRLTEMLDHALRVHERTGDPFSVVMVDLDHFKHVNDTYGHHTGDEVLRRFSDIAKTEKRETDSIFRFGGEEFVILVNGHKGEAYTFAERLHTAFNEQEFEAAGGSFSVTFSAGIAEYTHELETLLIEADQALYEAKRSGRNRTAVYESGTAQVKRKLQVIIIDDDLLIRTMLEEQLAQWRLPDIELSVRLFEDGVTFLRTDWYDEDTNFIILLDGVMPGMDGLEVLEQLKKRSELNNVLVSMMTARASEEDIKEALALGADDYLTKPFRNKDMLARIQNLASRMF; via the coding sequence ATGGACTATGGGAAGTATCAAAAACTGCTAACTGAAAAAATAGAGACGGCCTTCACGAAATGGAGTGTGCAAAAAACAGTCAGCGAATCTGAATTGTATGCATTCCTGCACACATTGAAAGGTACATCAGGAACGATCGGTCTGACGGATCTGGCGGAGTTCTGCAGCGCGCACCTGGAGATCCTGTCAAAAGATGATGACGCGAGCATACCCGTGTCCTCTCTGAAAAACTTCAAGAAGAATATCAGGCTGCTGGCAGCGGGCAATGAAAAAAAGGACCGGGGCAGTCTGATACCGGCAGTCTATTCCGAACGGTTCGACCGCAATACATTCGTCCTGGTGATCGACGATGATCTGGAGTTCGTCTCGTTTGTCAAAGACCTGCTCGAACAGCTGGGCGCCCAGGTCCTGGTGGCCATGAACGGTATGCGCGGTATTCAGCAATTTTACGACATGAAACCGAATATGCTTATGATTGATATGCAGCTGCCTGATATGACAGGTACCGAGCTATTCGGAAAAATCCGCGATACAGCGAACGACCGGCATGTCATCTCGATGCTCATGAGCAGTGAGCAGACAAATAAGATCATGATAGAAGCATACAGATCCGGAATGATGGATTTCATCCAGAAGCCGCTCGATCTGACACTGTTCCTGCCATACTTGTTCAACCGGGATATGCTGCGGAAAAAAATCAGTCAGTCCATCACGACGGACGGCCTGACTGGCGCAGGGAACCGGAAGCGGCTGACGGAGATGCTGGACCATGCACTCCGCGTACATGAACGGACAGGGGATCCATTTTCCGTCGTCATGGTGGATCTCGATCACTTCAAGCACGTCAATGATACATACGGCCATCATACGGGGGATGAGGTGCTCCGGCGGTTCAGCGATATCGCGAAAACGGAAAAGCGGGAGACCGACAGCATCTTCCGGTTTGGCGGTGAGGAATTCGTCATCCTGGTCAACGGTCACAAAGGCGAAGCTTACACCTTCGCGGAGCGGCTGCATACGGCGTTCAACGAACAGGAATTCGAAGCAGCGGGCGGCTCCTTCTCGGTGACGTTCTCTGCGGGCATCGCCGAATATACACACGAGCTCGAGACCCTTCTGATTGAAGCGGACCAGGCACTGTATGAAGCGAAGCGGTCGGGCCGCAACCGGACGGCTGTTTATGAAAGCGGAACGGCACAAGTGAAACGGAAACTGCAGGTCATCATTATCGATGATGACTTGCTGATCCGTACCATGCTGGAAGAGCAGCTGGCCCAGTGGCGTCTGCCGGACATCGAGCTGTCGGTACGCCTGTTCGAAGACGGCGTCACCTTCCTTAGGACGGATTGGTATGATGAAGATACGAATTTCATCATCCTGCTGGATGGTGTCATGCCGGGAATGGATGGACTGGAGGTGCTCGAGCAGCTCAAGAAACGCTCGGAGCTGAACAACGTCCTTGTCTCGATGATGACAGCGAGGGCCAGCGAAGAAGACATAAAGGAAGCCCTTGCACTCGGCGCAGACGATTACTTGACGAAGCCATTCCGGAATAAAGATATGCTGGCGCGTATCCAGAATTTGGCGTCCCGGATGTTTTAA
- a CDS encoding response regulator transcription factor, whose protein sequence is MKESKKILVVDDEEILRMLIADTLSFEGFEVEEAADGQEGFEKASAGGYDVILLDYMMPRLTGPEVLEKLRPLGLGIPVIMLTAKAQQSDRDLAAELGAAYFMPKPFSPAELVALVRQVLQVDE, encoded by the coding sequence ATGAAAGAAAGCAAAAAGATTCTCGTAGTGGACGATGAAGAGATTCTGCGCATGCTGATCGCAGACACGCTTTCTTTCGAAGGATTCGAGGTCGAGGAAGCCGCGGACGGCCAGGAAGGGTTTGAGAAGGCATCAGCCGGCGGTTATGATGTGATCCTGCTCGACTATATGATGCCACGCCTGACAGGACCGGAAGTGCTCGAAAAACTGCGGCCGCTCGGACTCGGTATCCCGGTCATCATGCTGACGGCCAAAGCCCAGCAATCGGACCGTGACCTTGCCGCGGAACTCGGCGCCGCTTATTTCATGCCAAAACCATTCAGCCCGGCCGAACTGGTGGCGCTCGTCCGCCAAGTGCTGCAAGTGGATGAATGA
- a CDS encoding ATP-binding protein, protein MRKRTIRTTYINIILALCGAMLILLGAAYLYSTSVFKKNSEAMEQQSEKAEVIGELSDSISNVFFRARGFYAFKMDSELDLAHEELTHIRKVNERLLALPLSAKEQQFAQEITVFIDHYENAVLPAAVNLVEEDDYEGLRELSSSGANLSVNQFIKYADRYGQQAGQMRDEFYRQSEKQVNQLYLAMALLGVCGLLFLILLSWRVVRQLIAPIESMTAAAERYVDAQDVNYTPETRPDELGSLSRSFAGMMATIQTKEQELVAQNEELLSQQDELLSQQDELFSHQRQLEDALSEARYANIRVERYSGLSHEISFSDNVREIAEATLQYLDTLFGVDKGIIHVPSNDVHVLRGISEERYKAYDDAHTGSLARLKQEPCFQTERSLADGTKVFDLFAAPVVSGDDYKALFVLSRSRRPFTEEDQEDLFNLAKRVALAVDRVDQRTTISRERQLNQTILDNLAEGIQFVSADEADVQVNDGLAYLLNVPASDLSGAGWSAELAQRSEDPAALLVFIRQALTGETGGLAETVYTLTGETPVVVALYSSPVHHDGRRIGTLFVHRDITQAFEVDKMKTELVSTVSHELRTPLSSILGFTELLIGKEMDTARQARYLQAIYKEAKRLTSLINDFLDVQRMESGSQEYSMQDVNVASIADQTIQNFSVPASHTIRLERLTDQVCCIGDEDRLIQVFTNLLSNAVKFSPDGGTVTITLAAAGSDLQVTVRDEGIGIPADQLKHMFEKFYRFDNSYSRKIGGTGLGLAICRKIIEKHGGEISVESEENAGTSVRFTLPLQGRAAEQSAERSGQPEIVVVEDDASIALLLEEELSQHQYEVIRFSDVAHSFAYAKEHTPACMVIDLMLQEQETGWDLIGRLKEDPVTCHIPIIISSALEQEEELTRKFNIRHYMTKPYPLRTLSETVAEAIRKEDGRILYPLRE, encoded by the coding sequence GTGCGCAAGAGAACAATCCGGACGACCTATATCAATATCATACTCGCCCTCTGCGGGGCCATGCTGATCCTGCTCGGTGCCGCTTATCTGTACAGCACGTCCGTGTTCAAGAAGAACAGCGAAGCGATGGAGCAGCAATCGGAAAAAGCTGAAGTGATCGGGGAATTGTCGGACAGCATTTCCAATGTCTTTTTCCGGGCGCGCGGATTTTACGCATTCAAGATGGACAGTGAACTGGATTTGGCACACGAAGAATTGACCCATATCCGCAAAGTGAATGAGCGGCTGCTGGCATTGCCGCTGTCTGCAAAAGAACAGCAATTCGCACAGGAAATTACTGTGTTCATCGACCATTATGAAAACGCTGTCCTCCCGGCTGCCGTCAACTTGGTGGAAGAGGATGACTATGAAGGCTTGCGGGAGCTGTCCAGCAGCGGCGCCAACCTGTCCGTCAACCAATTCATCAAATACGCCGACCGCTACGGACAGCAGGCGGGACAGATGCGGGATGAGTTCTACAGGCAATCCGAGAAGCAGGTGAACCAGCTGTATCTGGCAATGGCTCTTCTCGGTGTATGCGGCCTGCTGTTCCTGATCCTGCTCAGCTGGCGGGTCGTCCGTCAGCTCATCGCCCCGATCGAGTCGATGACTGCTGCAGCCGAACGGTATGTCGATGCACAAGATGTCAATTACACACCGGAAACACGGCCGGATGAACTTGGCTCACTGTCCCGGTCATTTGCCGGCATGATGGCGACCATCCAGACGAAGGAGCAGGAGCTTGTTGCTCAGAATGAAGAGCTGCTGTCGCAGCAGGATGAGCTCCTCTCCCAGCAGGATGAATTGTTCAGCCACCAGCGGCAGCTCGAGGATGCGCTGTCGGAAGCCCGGTATGCGAATATCCGTGTGGAACGGTACAGCGGTCTGAGCCATGAGATCTCCTTCTCGGATAATGTCCGGGAAATCGCTGAAGCGACCCTGCAATATCTGGATACGCTGTTTGGTGTCGATAAGGGGATCATCCACGTGCCCTCCAATGATGTGCATGTCCTGCGGGGGATTTCCGAAGAGAGGTACAAAGCGTATGATGACGCACATACAGGCTCCCTGGCGCGACTGAAGCAGGAGCCGTGTTTCCAAACCGAGCGGTCATTGGCGGACGGCACGAAGGTCTTTGACCTGTTTGCCGCCCCTGTCGTATCAGGAGATGACTACAAAGCGCTGTTTGTCCTGTCGCGAAGCAGACGCCCGTTCACGGAAGAGGATCAGGAAGACCTGTTCAATCTGGCCAAACGGGTAGCGCTTGCGGTTGACCGGGTCGATCAGCGGACGACGATCAGCCGCGAACGCCAGCTGAACCAGACGATCCTGGATAATCTGGCGGAGGGGATCCAGTTCGTCTCCGCCGACGAAGCCGACGTGCAGGTGAACGATGGGCTCGCCTATCTGCTGAATGTTCCGGCGTCCGACCTGTCAGGAGCCGGCTGGTCCGCCGAACTCGCGCAACGAAGTGAAGACCCTGCCGCACTGCTGGTATTCATCCGCCAGGCGCTCACCGGTGAGACCGGCGGCCTGGCCGAGACCGTCTACACACTGACCGGGGAGACGCCGGTCGTCGTCGCGCTGTACAGTTCTCCAGTGCACCATGACGGCAGGCGGATCGGCACGCTGTTCGTCCACCGGGATATCACGCAGGCATTCGAGGTCGATAAAATGAAGACCGAACTCGTGTCAACGGTTAGCCACGAACTGCGGACCCCGTTGTCGAGCATCCTCGGATTCACCGAGCTGCTGATCGGAAAAGAGATGGATACTGCCCGGCAGGCACGATATCTGCAGGCGATCTATAAGGAGGCGAAGCGTCTGACGTCGCTCATCAACGACTTCCTCGATGTCCAGCGGATGGAATCCGGCAGCCAGGAGTATTCCATGCAGGATGTCAATGTGGCGTCCATCGCTGACCAGACGATCCAAAACTTCTCCGTTCCCGCCTCCCACACGATCCGGCTCGAACGCCTGACAGACCAGGTCTGCTGCATCGGTGATGAGGACCGGCTGATCCAAGTGTTCACAAACCTGCTGAGCAATGCTGTGAAATTCTCGCCGGACGGCGGCACTGTGACAATTACTCTGGCTGCTGCTGGCAGTGATCTTCAGGTGACCGTCCGGGACGAAGGGATCGGCATTCCGGCTGACCAGCTGAAGCATATGTTCGAGAAATTCTATCGGTTCGACAATTCATACAGCCGGAAAATCGGAGGCACTGGACTTGGCCTGGCGATCTGCCGCAAGATTATCGAGAAGCACGGCGGGGAAATTTCCGTGGAATCCGAAGAGAATGCCGGCACCTCCGTCCGGTTCACTCTCCCGCTGCAAGGGAGGGCCGCCGAACAGTCCGCCGAACGGAGCGGGCAGCCGGAGATTGTTGTTGTAGAAGATGATGCGAGCATCGCCCTCTTGCTGGAAGAGGAATTGAGCCAGCATCAGTACGAAGTGATCCGCTTCAGCGACGTTGCACACTCGTTCGCCTACGCGAAGGAGCACACACCGGCGTGCATGGTCATCGATCTGATGCTGCAGGAACAAGAAACAGGCTGGGACCTGATCGGAAGATTGAAGGAGGATCCGGTGACATGCCACATCCCGATCATCATCTCATCGGCTCTGGAACAGGAAGAAGAATTGACGCGTAAGTTCAATATCCGCCATTACATGACGAAACCGTACCCGCTGCGCACACTGTCGGAGACCGTCGCAGAAGCGATCCGGAAAGAAGACGGACGCATTTTGTATCCGTTACGAGAATAG
- a CDS encoding YtoQ family protein, with protein sequence MELAVYLAGEIHSSWREEIKQKAEALRLPVVFYGPMEDHDRSDNIGEEILGAQPDAIAKDAAASSVNNLRTKLLLSKSDLVIALFGEKYKQWNTAMDASAAVTMGKPLILIRPEAHHHALKELSRKADVTVETPDQALKALKYIFE encoded by the coding sequence ATGGAGTTGGCGGTTTACTTAGCAGGGGAGATCCACAGTTCATGGCGCGAGGAGATCAAACAGAAAGCGGAGGCGCTCCGGCTTCCTGTCGTGTTCTATGGACCGATGGAAGATCATGACCGGTCGGACAATATTGGCGAAGAGATTCTCGGTGCGCAGCCCGATGCCATCGCAAAAGATGCCGCCGCCTCGAGCGTTAACAACTTGCGGACGAAGCTTCTGCTGTCGAAGAGCGATCTCGTCATCGCCCTGTTCGGCGAGAAGTACAAGCAGTGGAATACGGCGATGGATGCGAGTGCTGCCGTTACGATGGGCAAGCCGCTCATCCTGATCCGTCCCGAGGCGCATCATCACGCACTGAAGGAATTGTCGCGCAAAGCGGATGTAACCGTGGAGACGCCCGACCAGGCGCTGAAAGCCCTGAAGTATATTTTCGAATAA
- a CDS encoding amidohydrolase encodes MKTVWHNGTIYTMTKEGETVGAVLVEDEKVIAVGTAEDLRPQADNEVDLAGAVMYPGFIDSHMHMIGHGARTLQLDLSYAKSAEDMLGMLAAAANDHPAEEWFTADGWNENNFEDRRIVTKEELDAVCTAPMLLKRTCRHAALANSKALELAGITDATPDPGNGTIVRDSDGKATGLLLEGAADLVEAVIPVPDEAALTRALQASVEDLLARGITGAVTDDLGYYADYRNPLQAFRNVIGADKLKFRAHLLRRATVFEQLMEDGAAYDEPWIHGGEMKFFIDGALGGRTALLSEPYADDPGNSGMAVLTDDEIRNHVALARKYGEAVAVHTIGDKAVEKVLDAIEAAPPAEGKRDRIIHVNVLRDDLVDRLARLPVILDIQPVFVPSDFPWAKDRLGGDRMDWAYAWKRLLDRGFICGGGSDAPVEEVDPLLGIFAAAYRRKPGEAHDGYLPEEKLTRFESVALFTSGSAATIGKSGTRGKIVAGFDADFTILDRDLLTVEGEDILAAKTVMTVVAGEIMYKWKN; translated from the coding sequence ATGAAGACAGTCTGGCATAACGGCACCATCTATACGATGACAAAGGAAGGCGAAACGGTCGGGGCTGTCTTGGTCGAGGATGAGAAAGTGATTGCCGTGGGAACAGCGGAGGATTTACGGCCGCAGGCGGACAATGAGGTCGACCTCGCTGGCGCAGTCATGTACCCCGGCTTCATCGACAGTCACATGCATATGATCGGTCACGGTGCCCGTACGCTGCAGCTCGATCTCTCATATGCGAAGTCGGCGGAGGACATGCTCGGGATGCTGGCAGCAGCTGCAAACGACCATCCGGCAGAGGAATGGTTCACTGCGGACGGCTGGAATGAAAACAACTTCGAAGATCGGCGGATCGTCACGAAAGAGGAGCTGGATGCGGTCTGTACCGCGCCGATGCTCCTGAAACGGACATGCCGCCATGCCGCGCTTGCGAATTCGAAAGCGCTGGAACTGGCCGGCATCACGGATGCAACTCCCGATCCCGGCAACGGCACGATCGTCCGTGACAGCGACGGCAAAGCGACAGGGCTCCTGCTCGAAGGGGCGGCCGATCTCGTCGAAGCGGTCATCCCGGTGCCGGACGAAGCGGCACTCACCCGCGCGCTGCAGGCATCCGTCGAGGACCTGCTCGCCCGCGGCATCACCGGGGCGGTCACCGACGACCTCGGCTACTACGCCGATTACCGCAATCCGCTGCAGGCATTCCGCAACGTGATCGGGGCGGATAAGCTGAAATTCCGGGCGCACCTGCTGCGCCGGGCCACCGTATTCGAACAGCTCATGGAAGACGGGGCAGCGTACGACGAACCGTGGATCCACGGCGGGGAGATGAAGTTCTTCATCGACGGGGCACTCGGCGGCCGCACCGCGCTGCTGAGTGAACCGTATGCGGATGATCCGGGAAATTCGGGGATGGCAGTCTTGACGGACGATGAAATCCGGAACCACGTCGCACTCGCCCGCAAGTACGGCGAAGCGGTCGCCGTCCATACGATCGGCGACAAAGCGGTCGAGAAAGTGCTCGACGCCATCGAAGCCGCCCCGCCTGCAGAAGGCAAACGGGACCGTATCATCCACGTCAACGTGCTGCGCGACGACCTGGTGGACCGGCTCGCGCGGCTCCCGGTTATTCTCGACATCCAGCCCGTCTTCGTGCCGTCCGACTTCCCGTGGGCGAAAGACCGGCTCGGCGGAGACCGGATGGACTGGGCGTATGCCTGGAAGCGGCTGCTCGACCGCGGCTTCATCTGCGGCGGTGGGTCTGATGCACCCGTTGAAGAAGTCGATCCGCTGCTCGGAATCTTTGCCGCCGCCTACCGGCGGAAGCCGGGCGAAGCGCACGACGGCTACCTGCCGGAAGAGAAACTGACCCGCTTTGAGTCCGTCGCCCTTTTCACATCGGGCAGTGCCGCCACAATCGGCAAATCGGGCACCCGCGGCAAGATCGTCGCGGGCTTTGATGCCGACTTTACTATACTCGACCGTGATCTGCTGACCGTGGAGGGCGAAGATATTCTAGCCGCGAAGACGGTCATGACGGTCGTCGCAGGAGAGATCATGTACAAATGGAAGAACTGA